A single window of Flavobacterium aestivum DNA harbors:
- the secG gene encoding preprotein translocase subunit SecG: MFSIFLVLITIVCFLLIVVIMVQNPKGGGLSSTISGSQMLGGVQKTTDFLDKSTWTLATILIALILLSGLSFTGTLSDSDSKIIDNTEAAPVQNTPVPANTPAPVTPAK, from the coding sequence ATGTTTTCAATTTTTTTAGTTTTAATTACAATAGTATGTTTTCTATTGATCGTAGTTATAATGGTTCAAAACCCTAAAGGAGGTGGATTATCTTCTACAATAAGTGGTTCTCAAATGTTGGGTGGTGTTCAAAAAACTACTGATTTCTTAGACAAAAGTACTTGGACATTAGCAACAATATTAATTGCATTAATTTTGCTTTCAGGATTAAGTTTTACAGGAACTTTAAGTGATTCCGATTCAAAAATCATCGATAACACTGAAGCTGCTCCAGTTCAAAACACACCTGTACCAGCAAATACGCCTGCACCAGTAACTCCAGCAAAATAA
- a CDS encoding tetratricopeptide repeat protein encodes MNVSSYNYLINKPDEISETQTLALEKVLDEFPYFQSARALRLKGLYNQNSYKYNFALKVAAAHTTDRTALFDFITSESFIAIQKKIYEKKIKELLDITVVDSIIIQKEEITEPVINTNTLEKSILTSIKEATQVSVEEKTTTTLEELETVNSAKQSIYIPATEEPIELLQEETKTAAEKLEIGKPLDFSKSETHSFQQWLQISRIQPIVRENTKEDNTMTKDSALDEDKRKKAELIDKFIETSPKIPPIKPGVVFTPNLELNKEDNSYLMTETLAKVYLEQKKYQKAIQAYEILILKYPEKSSFFVDRIKDIKIVQQNNN; translated from the coding sequence ATGAACGTTAGTAGCTATAATTATTTAATAAATAAACCTGACGAAATCAGCGAAACACAAACGTTGGCTCTGGAAAAAGTATTGGATGAATTTCCATATTTTCAGAGTGCAAGAGCATTGCGTCTTAAAGGACTTTACAATCAAAACAGCTACAAATATAATTTTGCATTAAAAGTAGCCGCTGCACACACAACGGATCGTACTGCATTATTCGATTTTATAACTTCAGAATCTTTTATTGCCATCCAAAAGAAGATTTACGAGAAAAAAATAAAAGAACTACTTGACATTACTGTAGTAGACAGTATAATTATTCAGAAAGAAGAAATAACAGAACCTGTAATAAATACGAATACTTTAGAAAAGTCAATTCTCACTTCTATCAAAGAAGCCACGCAAGTATCTGTTGAAGAAAAAACAACAACCACTCTTGAAGAATTAGAAACTGTAAATTCAGCCAAGCAATCTATTTATATACCTGCAACGGAAGAACCTATAGAATTACTTCAAGAAGAAACAAAAACCGCTGCTGAGAAATTAGAAATTGGAAAGCCTTTGGATTTTTCTAAAAGTGAAACACACTCATTTCAACAATGGCTTCAAATTTCCAGAATTCAACCCATAGTTAGAGAAAACACAAAAGAGGACAATACTATGACAAAAGACTCTGCTCTTGATGAAGACAAAAGAAAAAAAGCCGAACTAATAGATAAGTTCATAGAAACCAGTCCAAAAATTCCACCTATAAAACCAGGAGTAGTTTTTACACCTAATCTGGAACTCAACAAAGAGGACAATTCCTATTTAATGACAGAGACTTTGGCCAAAGTATATTTAGAACAAAAAAAATATCAAAAGGCGATACAAGCTTACGAAATATTAATTTTGAAATATCCAGAAAAAAGTAGTTTCTTTGTGGACCGTATAAAGGATATTAAAATAGTACAACAAAATAACAATTAA
- a CDS encoding LptE family protein — MKKAHCLLLIISSFILNSCSVYNFTGTGKIDAKTYQVNFFPNNSELIEPGIDRTFTLTLQDLIQNQTNLHLVKNGGDLTYEGEITDYRISPMTATADQQAAQNRLRIRVNVRFTNKNKEADDFEKSFEFYYDYPANQQLIGATKDAALKEIFERITQDIFNASLAKW; from the coding sequence ATGAAAAAAGCACATTGCCTCTTATTAATAATTAGTTCATTTATCCTAAACAGTTGTTCAGTATATAACTTTACCGGAACGGGTAAAATTGATGCAAAAACATATCAGGTAAATTTCTTTCCAAATAATTCTGAGTTGATTGAACCAGGAATTGACAGAACTTTTACACTTACACTACAGGACTTGATTCAGAATCAAACTAATTTACATTTAGTAAAAAATGGGGGAGATTTAACCTATGAAGGAGAAATCACAGATTACAGAATTAGTCCAATGACTGCAACTGCAGATCAACAAGCTGCACAAAACCGTTTGAGAATTAGAGTAAACGTTAGATTTACCAACAAAAATAAAGAGGCAGATGATTTTGAGAAAAGTTTTGAGTTTTATTATGACTACCCTGCCAATCAACAATTGATAGGAGCAACTAAAGATGCTGCATTAAAAGAAATTTTTGAAAGAATTACACAAGATATTTTCAATGCCTCGCTTGCAAAATGGTAA
- a CDS encoding sigma-54 interaction domain-containing protein yields MDTVQSIKQRFEIIGNDPKLNRAIEKAIQVAPTDISVLVAGESGVGKENIPRIIHSLSHRKHGKYIAVNCGAIPEGTIDSELFGHEKGAFTGATSTREGYFEVANGGTIFLDEVGELPLTTQVRLLRVLENGEFIKVGSSQVQKTNVRIVAATNVNLFKAIEKGKFREDLYYRLSTVDIHLPPLRERKDDIHLLFRKFAADFANKYKMPPLRLDETAILLLQKFRWSGNIRQLRNVAEQISVLETNRDISAATLQTYLPTEDSNNLPSVIKDKKSDSDFNTEREILYKVLFDMKSDLHDLKKLTLELMQSGNTNVQEANKSLIKKIYGSKEEDSEIDFEEEPGTSLITTPDIEQNYEEQDNNNYLLAETIEEEEILRLEQKEIEMIKKSLEKNKGKRKAAADELGISERTLYRKIKQFDL; encoded by the coding sequence ATGGATACAGTTCAATCAATAAAACAGCGATTTGAGATTATTGGGAATGACCCAAAGCTTAATCGCGCCATAGAAAAAGCCATTCAGGTTGCCCCTACTGATATTTCGGTTTTGGTAGCTGGAGAAAGCGGTGTGGGAAAAGAAAATATTCCAAGAATTATACATTCGCTTTCGCACAGAAAACATGGAAAATATATTGCCGTAAACTGTGGAGCCATTCCTGAAGGAACAATAGACAGTGAACTTTTTGGTCATGAAAAAGGAGCTTTTACCGGTGCTACCAGCACTCGTGAAGGGTATTTTGAAGTGGCAAATGGGGGTACTATTTTCCTTGACGAGGTGGGAGAATTGCCTTTGACTACCCAAGTACGCTTGTTGCGTGTCTTAGAAAATGGTGAATTCATAAAAGTAGGTTCTTCTCAGGTTCAAAAAACGAATGTCCGAATCGTAGCTGCAACTAATGTCAATTTATTTAAAGCTATTGAAAAAGGAAAATTTCGTGAAGATTTGTATTACCGTTTAAGTACGGTAGACATTCACTTACCTCCTCTTCGAGAACGAAAAGACGATATTCATTTATTATTCAGAAAATTTGCGGCAGATTTTGCCAATAAATACAAAATGCCTCCTTTAAGGTTAGATGAGACTGCTATTTTGCTTTTGCAGAAATTTCGCTGGAGCGGTAACATTCGTCAATTACGAAATGTTGCCGAACAAATCTCAGTATTAGAAACTAACAGAGATATTTCTGCAGCAACTTTACAAACGTATTTACCAACTGAAGACAGTAACAATTTACCATCTGTAATTAAAGACAAAAAAAGCGACAGTGATTTTAATACCGAAAGAGAGATTTTGTATAAAGTCCTTTTTGACATGAAAAGTGATTTACACGATTTGAAAAAATTGACTTTAGAATTAATGCAAAGCGGCAATACCAATGTTCAGGAAGCCAACAAATCACTCATCAAGAAAATATACGGCTCTAAAGAAGAAGATAGTGAAATAGATTTTGAAGAAGAACCAGGAACTTCATTAATCACCACACCTGATATTGAGCAGAATTATGAAGAACAAGATAACAACAATTATCTATTGGCAGAAACCATAGAGGAGGAAGAAATCTTGCGACTCGAACAGAAAGAAATCGAAATGATCAAAAAATCATTAGAAAAGAATAAAGGAAAACGAAAAGCTGCGGCAGATGAATTAGGAATTTCGGAAAGAACTTTATATCGAAAAATTAAACAATTTGATTTATAG
- the miaB gene encoding tRNA (N6-isopentenyl adenosine(37)-C2)-methylthiotransferase MiaB translates to MEKIIEESKQGNSLVLEHKPENTKKLFIESYGCAMNFSDSEIVASILSGNGYNTTSVLEDADLVLVNTCSIRDKAEQTIRKRLEKYNAVKRTNPKMKVGVLGCMAERLKSQFLEEEKIVDLVVGPDAYKDLPNLLSEVEEGRDAINVILSKEETYGDISPVRLMSNGITALVSITRGCDNMCTFCVVPFTRGRERSREPQSIMNEIQDLWNKGFKEITLLGQNVDSYLWYGGGLKKDFVNASEMQKATAVDFDQLLEMVAVGFPKMRIRFSTSNPQDMHESILHVIAKYPNICKHIHLPVQSGSDRILKEMNRLHTREEYMALIDKIRSIIPDGAISQDMISGFPTETEEDHQDTLSLMEYVKYNFGYMYSYSERPGTLAGRKMEDDVPETTKARRLQEIVDLQQKHAWLRSEEFIGKTVEVLVEKVSKKSTEEFSGRNSQSITVVFPKENYKIGDFVNVKITSCTSGTLKGEAIGLSDMN, encoded by the coding sequence ATGGAAAAGATAATTGAAGAAAGTAAACAAGGAAATAGCCTTGTTCTAGAACATAAACCTGAGAATACTAAAAAACTCTTTATAGAAAGTTATGGCTGTGCGATGAACTTTTCGGATAGTGAAATTGTGGCTTCTATACTGTCTGGTAACGGATACAATACAACATCGGTACTTGAAGATGCTGATTTGGTTTTAGTGAACACCTGTTCGATTCGTGACAAAGCGGAACAAACCATACGCAAACGCTTGGAAAAATACAACGCTGTGAAACGCACTAATCCGAAGATGAAAGTGGGCGTTTTGGGCTGTATGGCCGAACGTTTAAAAAGTCAATTCCTAGAAGAAGAAAAAATTGTCGACCTTGTTGTTGGTCCTGATGCTTATAAAGATTTGCCTAATTTATTAAGTGAAGTTGAGGAAGGACGTGATGCGATTAACGTGATTTTGTCTAAAGAGGAAACGTATGGTGATATTTCGCCAGTTCGATTGATGAGCAACGGGATTACTGCATTGGTTTCTATCACGAGAGGTTGCGACAACATGTGTACTTTTTGCGTAGTCCCTTTTACCCGCGGGCGTGAACGTAGCCGTGAGCCACAAAGTATCATGAATGAAATTCAAGATTTGTGGAACAAAGGTTTTAAGGAAATCACTCTTTTGGGACAAAATGTAGATAGCTATTTATGGTATGGTGGCGGTTTGAAAAAGGATTTTGTAAATGCAAGCGAAATGCAAAAAGCAACTGCAGTAGATTTTGACCAATTACTTGAAATGGTTGCAGTTGGTTTCCCAAAAATGCGTATTCGCTTTTCGACTTCTAATCCACAGGATATGCACGAAAGTATTTTACATGTAATTGCTAAATATCCTAATATCTGCAAACATATACATTTACCTGTTCAGTCTGGAAGTGATCGTATCTTAAAAGAAATGAACCGTTTGCACACAAGAGAAGAATATATGGCTCTGATTGACAAGATTCGCTCTATTATTCCTGATGGTGCTATTTCTCAAGATATGATTTCTGGTTTCCCTACAGAAACTGAAGAAGATCATCAAGACACCTTGAGTTTGATGGAGTATGTGAAATATAATTTTGGTTATATGTACAGCTATTCTGAACGTCCAGGAACATTGGCTGGAAGAAAAATGGAGGATGATGTACCAGAAACTACCAAAGCAAGAAGACTACAGGAAATTGTTGATTTACAACAAAAACATGCTTGGTTGCGCTCTGAGGAATTCATAGGAAAAACAGTAGAAGTATTGGTAGAGAAAGTTTCAAAAAAATCGACTGAAGAATTTTCTGGAAGAAATTCACAAAGTATAACAGTGGTTTTCCCTAAAGAGAATTATAAAATAGGTGATTTTGTAAATGTAAAAATAACTTCCTGTACCTCTGGAACTCTAAAAGGTGAAGCGATTGGGTTGAGTGATATGAATTAA
- a CDS encoding glycerol-3-phosphate dehydrogenase/oxidase has product MNRIEQLEKLKQSQIWDIIIIGGGANGLGTALDAASRGYKTLLLEAVDFAKGTSSRSTKLAHGGVRYLEQGNLSLVIEALKERGLMEKNAGHLVKNESFIIPNYNWWGGYFYTIGLKLYDLLAGRLSLGSSNYLSKEKTIELLPTIEQEGLRSGVIYHDGQFDDSRLAINLAQTAAEKGACILNHFKITQLIKDDKNKVTGVIAIDQESEKEYKLQSKAVINATGVFTNAIMKMNDTVYKKYIVSSQGIHLVFDKSFLPGDYAVMIPKTSDGRVLFAVPWHEKIIVGTTDTPIMKPSLEPIALEEEIDFVLQAAQKFLTKDPTRADVLSVFAGLRPLAAPDKKGQNTKELSRSHKIIVSETGLITITGGKWTTYRKIAEDIVDKTIAVHQLPKSKCITNHLSIHGNKKNSPTDLENHLYIYGTDSAAILQLQENEPELKEKLHPDYYYTLAEIVWAIRYEMATTVEDILARRVRLLFLDARAAIECSNKVAQLLAKELGHDDTWIQNQLVEFKNVANGFLLKEFRVP; this is encoded by the coding sequence ATGAATCGAATCGAACAGTTAGAAAAACTGAAACAATCACAAATTTGGGACATTATTATTATTGGTGGTGGTGCCAACGGACTGGGCACTGCCCTAGATGCCGCTAGCAGAGGTTACAAAACCTTACTTTTAGAAGCTGTCGATTTTGCAAAAGGCACCTCAAGCCGGAGTACCAAACTAGCTCATGGAGGCGTGCGTTATTTAGAACAAGGTAATCTCTCTTTGGTTATTGAAGCCTTAAAAGAAAGAGGCTTAATGGAGAAAAATGCCGGACATTTGGTTAAAAACGAATCATTCATCATTCCAAATTACAATTGGTGGGGTGGCTATTTTTATACTATTGGACTAAAACTCTACGATTTATTGGCCGGCAGATTAAGCTTAGGTAGTTCTAACTATTTATCTAAAGAAAAAACGATAGAATTACTCCCTACAATAGAACAAGAAGGGCTGCGAAGTGGTGTTATCTACCATGACGGTCAATTTGACGATTCCCGACTTGCCATAAATCTGGCTCAAACTGCAGCAGAAAAAGGGGCTTGTATACTCAACCATTTTAAGATTACCCAATTAATTAAAGACGACAAAAATAAAGTCACGGGAGTAATTGCCATTGACCAAGAATCTGAAAAAGAATATAAATTACAAAGTAAAGCGGTTATTAATGCTACGGGAGTGTTTACCAATGCTATCATGAAAATGAACGATACTGTTTATAAAAAATATATTGTTTCCAGTCAGGGAATTCATTTGGTATTTGACAAATCCTTCTTACCTGGTGACTATGCTGTAATGATTCCTAAAACAAGTGACGGGAGAGTGCTCTTTGCTGTTCCCTGGCATGAAAAAATAATTGTTGGCACCACAGATACTCCGATTATGAAACCAAGTCTTGAGCCAATAGCTCTTGAAGAAGAAATTGATTTTGTATTACAAGCAGCTCAAAAATTCTTAACCAAAGACCCAACCAGAGCCGATGTATTATCTGTTTTTGCTGGGTTGAGACCTTTGGCTGCACCCGATAAAAAAGGACAAAACACAAAAGAACTTTCCAGAAGTCACAAAATAATTGTTTCCGAAACTGGATTAATAACCATCACTGGTGGCAAATGGACTACCTATCGAAAAATTGCCGAAGACATCGTTGACAAAACAATTGCAGTACATCAGTTACCTAAAAGTAAATGCATTACAAATCATCTTTCTATTCATGGAAATAAAAAAAACAGCCCAACTGACCTAGAAAATCACTTGTATATATATGGTACAGATAGTGCCGCTATCTTACAATTACAGGAAAATGAACCTGAGTTAAAAGAAAAATTACATCCTGACTACTATTACACTTTAGCCGAAATCGTCTGGGCTATCCGCTACGAAATGGCTACAACTGTAGAAGATATTTTAGCAAGAAGGGTTCGTTTGTTGTTTTTAGATGCTCGAGCTGCAATTGAATGTTCTAATAAAGTGGCTCAATTACTAGCCAAAGAATTAGGACATGATGATACTTGGATTCAAAATCAATTGGTTGAGTTTAAAAATGTAGCCAATGGTTTTCTCTTGAAAGAGTTTCGAGTTCCATAA
- the topA gene encoding type I DNA topoisomerase: MAKNLVIVESPAKAKTIEKFLGNEYQVESSYGHIADLPSKEIGVDVENGFTPKYEVSSDKKALVSKLKTLAKNAETVWLASDEDREGEAISWHLAEELKLDQKKTKRIVFHEITKNAILKAIDNPREIDYNLVNAQQARRVLDRLVGYELSPVLWRKIKGGLSAGRVQSVSVRLIVEREREIQNFNAVATYSVVAEFVNEAGKTFKAKLPKNFNTKKEAEDFLKQNIGSIYKVADLETKPTKKSPTAPFTTSTLQQEAARKLYLPVGITMQLAQRLYEAGLITYMRTDSVNLSKDAMDAAQAEIIKSYGKEFSNPRTFVNKSKGAQEAHEAIRPTDMSRHTVDIDRDQARLYDLIWKRTLASQMSDAKLERTNVKIEANNHSEIFTASGEVLLFEGFLKVYLEGHDDDDEEQEGMLPSMKVNEKLQNNYITATERYSRAAARYTEASLVKKLEELGIGRPSTYAPTISTIINRNYVEKGNLEGVERNYTQLTLQSGEVGEKLLKENTGSDKGKLVPTDIGTIVTDFLVKNFGNILDYNFTAKVEHDFDEIAEGNIEWTKMMQEFYGKFHPTVKDVEANADRESGERILGIDPVSGKPVSVRLGKFGPMAQIGAADDEDKKFASLMSEQNIGNITLEETLKLFLLPKNLGMYKNEEVEVSNGRYGPYVRHGAVFISLPRGEDPLDVTMERAQKLIDDKAIADAPITVYKGEGVQKGTGRFGPFIKWNGIFINVSKKYDFDNLSQSDVEALIEDKLQKNIDKVLHNWEEEGILVEKARWGRSVITKGKIKIELSKDVDATKLTLAEVQEMIAKKTPAKKTPAKKATTAKKPAVKKAVAKKK, encoded by the coding sequence ATGGCAAAGAATTTAGTGATAGTTGAGTCCCCTGCAAAGGCAAAAACAATCGAAAAATTTCTAGGGAATGAGTATCAGGTAGAATCAAGTTATGGGCATATTGCCGACTTGCCTTCTAAAGAAATTGGTGTAGATGTAGAGAATGGATTTACACCCAAATACGAAGTTTCATCAGATAAAAAAGCATTAGTATCCAAGTTAAAAACTCTAGCTAAAAATGCCGAAACGGTTTGGTTAGCAAGTGATGAGGATCGCGAGGGAGAAGCTATTTCTTGGCATCTTGCCGAAGAGTTGAAACTAGATCAAAAGAAAACAAAACGAATTGTTTTTCATGAAATTACCAAGAATGCTATTCTAAAAGCAATTGATAATCCACGAGAAATTGATTATAATTTAGTTAATGCCCAACAAGCACGTAGAGTACTTGATAGATTGGTGGGATATGAATTATCTCCTGTTCTTTGGAGAAAAATTAAAGGAGGATTGTCAGCTGGAAGGGTACAATCTGTTTCGGTTCGTTTGATTGTTGAGCGTGAGCGCGAAATTCAAAATTTTAATGCAGTTGCGACTTATTCTGTAGTTGCAGAGTTTGTGAACGAAGCAGGAAAAACTTTCAAAGCAAAGCTTCCTAAAAATTTCAATACAAAAAAAGAAGCCGAAGATTTCTTAAAACAAAATATCGGTTCTATATATAAGGTAGCGGATTTAGAAACAAAACCTACCAAAAAATCACCAACGGCACCTTTTACTACTTCTACCTTGCAACAAGAAGCAGCTAGAAAATTGTATTTGCCAGTTGGAATCACCATGCAATTAGCACAACGTTTGTACGAAGCTGGACTTATAACTTATATGAGAACGGATAGTGTGAATTTGTCTAAAGACGCCATGGATGCAGCTCAAGCAGAAATTATTAAATCATATGGTAAGGAATTTTCTAATCCTAGAACTTTTGTAAATAAAAGTAAAGGAGCACAGGAAGCTCACGAGGCTATTCGTCCTACGGATATGTCTCGTCATACAGTAGATATAGACAGAGATCAAGCACGTTTGTATGATTTGATTTGGAAAAGAACTTTAGCTTCTCAGATGAGTGATGCTAAATTAGAACGCACCAATGTCAAAATTGAAGCTAATAATCACAGTGAAATTTTTACTGCTTCAGGTGAGGTTTTACTTTTTGAAGGTTTCTTGAAAGTATATTTGGAAGGTCATGATGATGACGATGAAGAGCAAGAAGGAATGTTGCCTTCAATGAAAGTCAATGAAAAATTACAAAATAATTATATAACTGCAACAGAAAGATATTCTCGTGCGGCTGCAAGATATACAGAAGCTTCTTTGGTGAAAAAACTAGAGGAATTAGGAATTGGCCGTCCGTCTACATATGCTCCAACGATTTCTACTATTATCAATAGAAATTATGTAGAGAAAGGAAATCTGGAAGGTGTAGAAAGAAACTATACGCAGCTTACTTTACAATCGGGTGAAGTAGGAGAGAAGTTACTTAAAGAAAATACAGGTTCAGATAAAGGGAAATTAGTTCCTACAGATATAGGGACAATTGTTACAGATTTCTTGGTTAAGAATTTCGGAAACATACTTGATTATAATTTTACGGCAAAAGTTGAACATGATTTCGATGAAATTGCCGAAGGAAATATAGAATGGACCAAAATGATGCAAGAGTTTTACGGTAAATTTCATCCAACGGTGAAAGACGTAGAGGCTAATGCAGATAGAGAAAGTGGAGAAAGAATTTTGGGTATAGATCCAGTTTCTGGAAAACCGGTATCTGTTCGTTTAGGAAAATTTGGCCCAATGGCTCAGATTGGTGCGGCTGATGACGAAGATAAAAAATTCGCCAGTTTAATGTCGGAACAAAATATTGGTAACATTACTTTGGAGGAAACTTTAAAATTATTTTTGCTTCCTAAAAATTTAGGAATGTATAAAAATGAAGAAGTTGAGGTAAGTAATGGACGATACGGGCCATATGTACGTCACGGAGCAGTTTTTATTTCTTTACCAAGAGGCGAAGATCCATTGGATGTAACGATGGAACGTGCTCAGAAATTAATAGATGACAAAGCAATTGCAGATGCGCCAATTACTGTATATAAAGGAGAAGGAGTTCAGAAAGGGACAGGTCGTTTTGGGCCTTTTATAAAATGGAACGGTATCTTTATAAATGTAAGTAAGAAATATGATTTTGATAATTTGTCGCAATCGGATGTAGAAGCATTGATTGAAGATAAATTACAAAAGAATATCGATAAAGTTCTTCATAACTGGGAAGAAGAAGGTATTTTGGTTGAAAAAGCACGTTGGGGTCGTTCAGTAATTACAAAAGGAAAGATTAAAATTGAATTGAGCAAAGATGTTGATGCTACAAAATTGACATTGGCAGAAGTTCAAGAAATGATCGCTAAAAAAACTCCAGCTAAGAAAACACCAGCGAAAAAAGCAACAACTGCAAAAAAACCGGCTGTTAAAAAAGCAGTTGCTAAAAAGAAATAA
- a CDS encoding formimidoylglutamase, producing the protein MEFDFLAPIDKEILSYIAGLSSQHLGSKIVLHTDEQVPDLNKVDIAIIGVLENRGDRNAISDVDLNEVRKELYGMFPGNWNATIADLGDILPGSSIEDTYFAIKKIVSGLIKKRVIPLVIGGSQDLTYALYRAYDDLEQMVNLVAIDSKFDFGKENEAITSDSYLTKIIINEPNNLFNYCNVGYQTYYNSQEEIDLIEKLFFDAYRLGEVSNNISISEPVFRDADMVSIDLNSVKSSDSGNFVSFNPNGFNGKEICALSRYAGISDKVSLFGVFNHNNSKQESVIIAQIFWYFIEGYHYRSNEYPFGSRENYLKYNVPLELEEEDLVFYKSNKTDRWWIEIPFISNGSNKLKKNTLLPCSYEEYLAACNQEMPERWWKAQRKNIV; encoded by the coding sequence ATGGAGTTTGATTTTTTAGCACCAATTGATAAGGAAATTTTAAGCTATATAGCAGGGCTGTCTTCACAACATTTGGGGAGCAAAATAGTTTTGCATACAGATGAGCAGGTTCCGGATTTAAATAAAGTTGATATTGCAATAATTGGAGTTCTTGAAAACCGAGGAGATAGAAATGCAATTTCGGACGTTGATTTAAATGAGGTTCGTAAGGAATTATACGGAATGTTTCCTGGTAATTGGAATGCGACTATTGCTGATTTAGGAGATATTTTGCCTGGGAGCTCAATTGAAGATACCTATTTTGCAATAAAGAAAATAGTTTCGGGTTTAATAAAAAAGAGAGTTATACCCTTGGTAATAGGAGGTTCTCAAGATTTGACTTATGCTCTTTACAGAGCCTATGATGACTTAGAGCAAATGGTGAATTTAGTAGCCATAGATAGTAAGTTTGATTTCGGAAAAGAAAATGAAGCAATAACATCAGATTCTTATTTGACAAAAATTATTATCAACGAACCTAATAATCTTTTTAATTATTGTAATGTTGGGTATCAAACCTATTATAATTCGCAAGAAGAAATAGATTTAATAGAAAAACTGTTTTTTGATGCCTACAGATTAGGAGAGGTGTCTAATAATATTTCTATTTCAGAGCCTGTTTTTAGGGACGCTGACATGGTAAGTATAGATTTGAATTCAGTAAAATCTTCAGATTCGGGGAACTTTGTGTCCTTTAACCCAAACGGTTTTAATGGTAAGGAAATATGTGCATTGTCAAGATATGCAGGAATAAGTGATAAAGTATCTTTGTTTGGGGTGTTTAATCACAATAATTCAAAGCAAGAATCAGTTATTATAGCACAGATATTTTGGTATTTTATCGAAGGGTATCATTATAGATCAAATGAATATCCTTTTGGAAGTAGAGAGAATTATTTAAAGTATAATGTTCCTTTAGAGTTAGAGGAAGAAGATCTTGTTTTTTATAAAAGCAATAAAACGGATAGATGGTGGATTGAGATACCTTTTATTTCAAATGGTAGCAATAAATTGAAAAAAAACACGTTGTTACCCTGTTCGTACGAAGAGTATTTGGCAGCTTGTAATCAAGAGATGCCGGAAAGATGGTGGAAAGCGCAAAGAAAGAATATTGTTTAG